The following DNA comes from Candidatus Neomarinimicrobiota bacterium.
CCGCCTGCTGGGCGCCCAACGGATGGTAGGGGGGAGCATTAGCAAAGTGGGCGGCACGTTTACCGTTTCAGCGCGGCTGGTGGACGTGGAGACGGGCAAGGTGCTCAGCGTGTCGGACTTCGATCTCAGAGGCGAACTGGATGACCTGCTCACCCGGGGAATGAGGGAGGTTGCCATGAAGCTTTCCGCTTATGAAGTAGCGATTCAGGAGGAAGGTTTAGAGGAAACGACTGCACCGAATCTACCTGTTGATGAGGCAACGCTCCAACGGAAAGAGTTTGCAGAAGTAGCCGAAGATGAGCATTCTGTTTCGGAGACAAAAGAACCGGTGACCTTGGCACAGATTGACACCAATAAAACTAAAGAATTAAGGATGGTGGCCCAGATTGATACCAGTGCGAAGAAGGTGAGAGCCAAGATTCTGCCAAAACTTGGGAATAACATGTTTATGTTTGCTTATGCTGCTGTAGGAGTGTGGATGGCAATCATATTATTGGTGGGGAGGTAGGCCATGCGATCTATCATCCCCCGGAAAGGGGTCCCTGCGGCAGACACCCATCAGGCCCGGAGGCCATCGGCCTTGCCATTAGANNNNNNNNNNGCGGGATTGTGCGGAAGAGCTTCTACGATATCGGAGCGGCTGGGGGCTGGGGACTGTGGGCGAGAGCCTTAAGAATAGGGACCAGGAACCTTGAACTTTGAACTAGGGAAGTAGAGCGATGCGCACCATTATCCATACTGATCTCGCCCCCGAGGCCGTGGGTCCCTACAGCCAGGGCGTGTGCGTGGACAATCTTATCTTCACCGCCGGGCAGATCCCCCTGGACCCTGACACCGGCTTGCTGGTTGAAGGCAACTTTGAAGAGCAGGTCTACCGCGTCCTGCGCAACATTGCGGGCATCCTATCAGCTGCCGGCGGGTCCCTCGGCAGTGTGGTCAAGTTTACCGTTTACCTCACCGATTTGGATTCCTACGCCACGCTCAACGACGTATTTGAGCGCTACTTTGCCGCCGATCCCCCCGCCAGATCGGTGGTCCAGGTGGCGGCGCTGCCGTTGGGCGCCTCGGTGGAGATTGAAGCGGTGGCGCTCCGGGAGGGGGCTTGAGGCTTGAGGCTGGGGGCTTGAGGGGACATGGGTGATTCGTTTAAGAGCTACAGAGATTTGGAGGTGTGGCAGAAGGCAATGGCTCTGGTGAGGGAAATCTATGATGTCACTGCTGGCTATCCAGGTGAGGAAAAATTCGGCTTGGTTAGCCAGATACCTCGGTCGGCCGTGTCTATTCCTTCAAATATTGCTGAAGGCCATGCTCGGGCAGGTAGCTGAATTCAAACATTTTGTTTCGATTGCCATGGGCTCAGTTGCTGAACGGGAGACCCAGATTATCTTGAGCGCGGACCTCGGACACGTAAATGGCGCTGCTGGCGCCAATCTTCTCAACCAGCTCGACATCATTGGCAAGCTGTTACGTGGACTGCATAAATCACTCGAAACTTGCAAAGCATAGACGGCGCCTGGAGTTGGGAATTTGTTTCCTGGTCCCTAGTCCCAAGTCTCCAGCCTCAAGAAATCCATGAAACGGGTGCTGGTCATCGCCAACCCTGCGGCCAGCAGGGGCCGCGGCGCTAAAGCGCTGGAGACCGTCAAGCGGCTGGCGCCGGCCTACAGCGACCGTTGCCGATTTGACTTCATGATTACCAGCGGGCCCGAGCACGCCACCGAAATTGCCCGGACCCACGGCCCGGCCTATGACCTGGTGGCGGCCCTGGGCGGCGATGGCACGGTGAACGAGGTGGTTGCCGGGCTCATGGGCGGCAGTACGCCTCTGGGCCTGATTCCCATCGGCACGGGCAACGATTTCGCCCGCAGCGCACGTATTCCCCGGAAGCTCAAACCGGCCCTGTCACTGCTGTGCCACGGTGAGCCGCGGCCCACCGACGTGGGGATCGTCAACGGGCGCCACTTCGTCAATGCCGTGGGCATTGGATTTGACGGCCGCACCAACTACGAGATCAGGAACATCAAATATCTCCGGGGCCCCCTGGTCATCCTGGTGGCTATTGCCCGCACCATCCGGTCCTGGAAGTCTGCGCAGGTGACTCTCAAGGTCGACGATAAAACGATCTCAGGGCTGACCTATCTCATCGGAATTGGCAACGGCCCCTCGGTGGGTGGGGGACTCCACCTGACGCCCAATGCGGATTTAGGTGACGGCAAGTTGGAGGTCTGCCATGTAGCGGATATATCGCCGCTGAAGATCATTTTAAACTTCCCTCGGCTTAAGGCGGGCACCATTCACAAACTGGATGAGGTCACCATGCTGTCGGGCAA
Coding sequences within:
- a CDS encoding RidA family protein encodes the protein MRTIIHTDLAPEAVGPYSQGVCVDNLIFTAGQIPLDPDTGLLVEGNFEEQVYRVLRNIAGILSAAGGSLGSVVKFTVYLTDLDSYATLNDVFERYFAADPPARSVVQVAALPLGASVEIEAVALREGA
- a CDS encoding diacylglycerol kinase family lipid kinase, encoding MKRVLVIANPAASRGRGAKALETVKRLAPAYSDRCRFDFMITSGPEHATEIARTHGPAYDLVAALGGDGTVNEVVAGLMGGSTPLGLIPIGTGNDFARSARIPRKLKPALSLLCHGEPRPTDVGIVNGRHFVNAVGIGFDGRTNYEIRNIKYLRGPLVILVAIARTIRSWKSAQVTLKVDDKTISGLTYLIGIGNGPSVGGGLHLTPNADLGDGKLEVCHVADISPLKIILNFPRLKAGTIHKLDEVTMLSGKSIVIESEQPLPVHVDGEVLGLELRKLEIQLLPGALQVVRNQG
- a CDS encoding DUF2380 domain-containing protein, encoding SNRLRNEVFRLGRFEVVDRGMMENILAEQDFQQTGCTSNDCLVEVGRLLGAQRMVGGSISKVGGTFTVSARLVDVETGKVLSVSDFDLRGELDDLLTRGMREVAMKLSAYEVAIQEEGLEETTAPNLPVDEATLQRKEFAEVAEDEHSVSETKEPVTLAQIDTNKTKELRMVAQIDTSAKKVRAKILPKLGNNMFMFAYAAVGVWMAIILLVGR